One Alphaproteobacteria bacterium genomic region harbors:
- a CDS encoding twin-arginine translocase TatA/TatE family subunit yields MGAFSIWHWLIVLVVVLVLFGGKGKISSLMGDFGKGLKSFKKNIKDENDKGTAEDSQALEDDRPATVSRDAAEPEKGSKSAS; encoded by the coding sequence ATGGGTGCTTTTAGCATTTGGCATTGGCTGATCGTGCTGGTGGTCGTGCTGGTCCTGTTTGGCGGAAAAGGCAAAATTTCCAGCCTGATGGGAGACTTCGGCAAAGGTTTGAAATCCTTCAAGAAAAACATCAAGGATGAAAACGACAAAGGCACGGCGGAGGATTCCCAGGCTCTGGAAGACGATCGGCCGGCTACTGTTTCCAGGGATGCCGCCGAACCGGAGAAAGGCTCCAAGTCCGCTTCCTGA
- the tatB gene encoding Sec-independent protein translocase protein TatB → MLDVGWQELFIIAVVTILVVGPKEIPRVLRTVSLWTRKIKSMAREFQSSIDDLARETELDDIKKELQRAKDFDLERDIEDAIDPTGEMSNSIRDIEKSMDTPEKPPGPAKASIVKPEKPSETEAAPPAVPAAKPAGEKG, encoded by the coding sequence ATGCTTGACGTCGGCTGGCAGGAACTTTTCATCATCGCGGTCGTCACGATTCTCGTGGTCGGACCGAAGGAAATTCCACGCGTGCTGCGCACGGTTTCGCTCTGGACCCGCAAGATCAAGAGCATGGCCCGGGAATTCCAGAGCAGCATCGACGACCTCGCGCGTGAAACCGAGCTCGATGACATCAAGAAGGAGCTCCAGCGGGCGAAGGATTTCGACCTCGAGCGCGATATCGAGGACGCCATCGACCCGACCGGCGAGATGTCCAATTCGATCCGTGACATTGAAAAGTCCATGGACACCCCGGAGAAACCGCCCGGCCCGGCGAAGGCGTCCATCGTGAAGCCTGAAAAGCCGTCGGAGACGGAGGCCGCGCCGCCGGCCGTTCCCGCCGCCAAACCCGCGGGCGAAAAGGGATGA
- the tatC gene encoding twin-arginine translocase subunit TatC, whose amino-acid sequence MTDEPEENGDGGKMSLLEHLVELRARLMWSVGAFVLCFIVAYYFANPVFNFLVQPLADMWAEDAQPRRLIFTAMQEKFFTDLKIAFFVGAFISFPVIAIQVWLFVAPGLYKNEKRAFLPFLVATPVLFFAGGAFVYYLVLPVAWNFFASFEQAAAAGNLAIELEPKVDQYLSLVMQLIFAFGLCFELPVILTLLARIGFISSAGMRKNRRYAILIAFVAAAILTPPDPISQLGLAIPIIFLYEISILCARMTEKRQQKETADAEREDEFPA is encoded by the coding sequence ATGACCGACGAACCGGAGGAAAACGGCGACGGCGGCAAAATGTCGCTGCTCGAGCATCTGGTGGAACTGCGGGCCCGGTTGATGTGGTCGGTCGGCGCATTCGTCCTCTGCTTTATCGTCGCCTATTATTTCGCCAACCCGGTGTTCAATTTCCTGGTGCAACCGCTCGCGGACATGTGGGCGGAAGATGCGCAGCCGCGGCGTCTTATTTTTACCGCGATGCAGGAAAAATTCTTCACCGATCTGAAAATCGCCTTTTTCGTCGGCGCCTTCATTTCCTTTCCGGTTATCGCGATCCAGGTCTGGCTGTTCGTGGCGCCGGGTCTTTATAAAAACGAAAAGCGGGCGTTTCTGCCGTTTCTGGTGGCAACCCCGGTGCTGTTCTTCGCGGGCGGCGCCTTCGTCTATTATCTGGTCCTGCCGGTGGCGTGGAATTTTTTCGCCAGCTTCGAGCAGGCGGCGGCCGCGGGGAATCTGGCGATCGAACTGGAGCCGAAGGTCGACCAGTATCTGTCGCTTGTCATGCAGTTGATTTTCGCCTTCGGGCTATGTTTTGAACTGCCGGTCATTCTCACCCTGCTGGCGCGGATCGGCTTCATTTCGTCTGCCGGGATGCGCAAGAACCGCCGCTATGCGATCCTCATTGCCTTCGTTGCCGCGGCGATCCTGACGCCGCCCGATCCGATCAGCCAGCTTGGCCTCGCGATCCCGATCATATTTCTGTATGAAATCTCGATCCTCTGCGCGCGCATGACCGAGAAGCGGCAGCAGAAGGAAACCGCGGACGCCGAACGGGAAGATGAATTCCCAGCCTGA